The genomic stretch TATTACttgtagaaagaaatttaaaattaacacaAACGAGATTATATATAGATACCTATTAAGATTGCTggtaataaatttccatagaAATGTCCACCTGTTCCTACAAAAGCAGCATCCCAATGAATTGTAGGGAAAGTTGGTTGATGCCCAGTTCcatagaagaaatattctgCTATTAAGAACCAACACAATAGTATGGGAGTAGGTACTTCTACCAGTTCAgctgtttataaaattataacattaaggatgaaatttgtaaattaagtcatttacatattatcCATAGGTTAAAGTActtacatatactattagcattcTTGTATCTTTCTATTGCTGATAAGCCCAAAACAGAGGTACAACATATAAACATTAAGAAAGTACTAGGTGATAATATATCCCCTaacaataaagaatataacaaCATAAGAAATATACTTAATGAGACAAATGTGGCACTATATGCGGTACCCAAGCCATAAACAACTGGCGTTTGATCTACATCTatattttttcgataaattgactcctttattttttcaaataatcgaGGTACTACATTTTCATCTTGgtatatgttaattaattcctttttctttggTAGTAAAAATATACTGAGCGGACGgtagtataatataaagattGCAAACAGAGTCAATGCATATACTATATTAGGCAATGTGCTTACTTGCCAAGACAGtgcaaattttacttttacaaattttggTAACCTTTGAAGGACCCAATAACAACTCATACAAACACCTATCACAACAGGACAGTATTGTCCTACTAAAACACTAGGAGAGAAACCAGAAAGGTTTCCACAATTTTGCAACCATAGtcttattatcgtaatatgtAATGCAAGTATAATTAATGTGATGGCAAGTAAAATACGTTCTAAATTTTCCGATGTTATAGAACTTGTTTTACCAAATATAAACATAGAACATGTAGGTTGTTGTTGCTCCTCTCTACAACGCCAGAAGTAATAAGATAATCTTATGGAAATACATGCTATTAAGCTACTGgctattataattatcttcaactttgattttgtttgttgttttaaaaatggctttgtttttctttctggATTTTCACTAGCATCTTTTTTCGTTAGATTAAACATGATAAGCCAAAGAAGagtaacaattaaaaaagataatacattattttcttcaacAATATAGCTGTTAGAAAAGAGACTGcatattgttaaaaaaagtACTAATCTTGTAATATAgatcaatttctttatttttctataatcataccaattcaatgaaataacatcccaatttttagtaattaatattactaataatattatagataCTGTACCAGTGGCAAACAATGTAGTGTTTATGAATTCTtctaaaatatcaaagaaaaacaaaaggtACATTATTAATGCAGTAATTAAATTTGCTAAAATAGAACATTGTAGAAATGAAGACTCAAATATCTTATACATACGACTTTCTGGAATACCCgttataaatagataaaagaaaaacaaagcaCAAAACATCAAAAGTAGGCCTTTTGACATTAGACTAGAATCAAATTGAACCCAAACTTCAGAACATGTATCTTTGAGCAATTTAAAGTAGTTCCgactatttacaataaaaGAGTCAAATTCTTCAATAGTATCAATACTCTTAATTTGGTTAAATAGAtagttatacatattttccaaattttgaaGCTGTTCTTTAGAAAATAAGTAAGTATCTTCAGAATATacacttatatatttttttgtctGTGCAATATTTCTCCACACTGAATGCAACAAATACCATAACTCATCTTTTAATTTCCCATTTCTTGATGAACTTGGAATTGAATCAAGTATAACAGATCCCAAGTTTGAAAATGGTATAGGTGTCCCAAGAATAGATGCCAATGTTGGAACAAGATCGATTTGGTTCACATTATTGTTAGATGAATCATATTTTATCAAAGGAACCATAGAATAAACGAACATGGCAGCCTCAATTTCATTCCTGCTATCACCACCATGATCACCACTTTCTGTCATTCCATGATCACCAACAACGAAAAGTACTGTATCCTCTTCTAAGGACTCGATAATATCTCTTATAAGACTATTTGTATCATTTA from Bombus pascuorum chromosome 2, iyBomPasc1.1, whole genome shotgun sequence encodes the following:
- the LOC132916847 gene encoding GPI ethanolamine phosphate transferase 3 isoform X2 translates to MSKLWNYLIFQGWMSYLMAAGLLVFTSGFLLNRVARPERAECKDCTDSGCNVKQLLQNPDAAATTCLKRRSRVVLLVVDALKYDFAYWYNDNNSTSSYYRNKLPIIHELLQNQPMNSRLYKFIADPPTTTMQRLKGLTTGSLPTFIDIGSNFASESINEDNIVDQSTAEGIVFMGDDTWTNLFPGKFKRQFPSPSFNVWDLDSVDKDVRYRIFFEMKKKDWSLLIAHVLGIDHCGHKHGANHPEMARKLNDTNSLIRDIIESLEEDTVLFVVGDHGMTESGDHGGDSRNEIEAAMFVYSMVPLIKYDSSNNNVNQIDLVPTLASILGTPIPFSNLGSVILDSIPSSSRNGKLKDELWYLLHSVWRNIAQTKKYISVYSEDTYLFSKEQLQNLENMYNYLFNQIKSIDTIEEFDSFIVNSRNYFKLLKDTCSEVWVQFDSSLMSKGLLLMFCALFFFYLFITGIPESRMYKIFESSFLQCSILANLITALIMYLLFFFDILEEFINTTLFATGTVSIILLVILITKNWDVISLNWYDYRKIKKLIYITRLVLFLTICSLFSNSYIVEENNVLSFLIVTLLWLIMFNLTKKDASENPERKTKPFLKQQTKSKLKIIIIASSLIACISIRLSYYFWRCREEQQQPTCSMFIFGKTSSITSENLERILLAITLIILALHITIIRLWLQNCGNLSGFSPSVLVGQYCPVVIGVCMSCYWVLQRLPKFVKVKFALSWQVSTLPNIVYALTLFAIFILYYRPLSIFLLPKKKELINIYQDENVVPRLFEKIKESIYRKNIDVDQTPVVYGLGTAYSATFVSLSIFLMLLYSLLLGDILSPSTFLMFICCTSVLGLSAIERYKNANSISELVEVPTPILLCWFLIAEYFFYGTGHQPTFPTIHWDAAFVGTGGHFYGNLLPAILIVAGKYILLHGIRTFGSMLATTIHCRHLMVWKIFAPKLIFEGLGLLVTLSSVLASFYMVFRIDQQMEHLISRVTKGR
- the LOC132916847 gene encoding GPI ethanolamine phosphate transferase 3 isoform X1, whose product is MSKLWNYLIFQGWMSYLMAAGLLVFTSGFLLNRVARPERAECKDCTDSGCNVKQLLQNPDAAATTCLKRRSRVVLLVVDALKYDFAYWYNDNNSTSSYYRNKLPIIHELLQNQPMNSRLYKFIADPPTTTMQRLKGLTTGSLPTFIDIGSNFASESINEDNIVDQSTAEGIVFMGDDTWTNLFPGKFKRQFPSPSFNVWDLDSVDKDVRYRIFFEMKKKDWSLLIAHVLGIDHCGHKHGANHPEMARKLNDTNSLIRDIIESLEEDTVLFVVGDHGMTESGDHGGDSRNEIEAAMFVYSMVPLIKYDSSNNNVNQIDLVPTLASILGTPIPFSNLGSVILDSIPSSSRNGKLKDELWYLLHSVWRNIAQTKKYISVYSEDTYLFSKEQLQNLENMYNYLFNQIKSIDTIEEFDSFIVNSRNYFKLLKDTCSEVWVQFDSSLMSKGLLLMFCALFFFYLFITGIPESRMYKIFESSFLQCSILANLITALIMYLLFFFDILEEFINTTLFATGTVSIILLVILITKNWDVISLNWYDYRKIKKLIYITRLVLFLTICSLFSNSYIVEENNVLSFLIVTLLWLIMFNLTKKDASENPERKTKPFLKQQTKSKLKIIIIASSLIACISIRLSYYFWRCREEQQQPTCSMFIFGKTSSITSENLERILLAITLIILALHITIIRLWLQNCGNLSGFSPSVLVGQYCPVVIGVCMSCYWVLQRLPKFVKVKFALSWQVSTLPNIVYALTLFAIFILYYRPLSIFLLPKKKELINIYQDENVVPRLFEKIKESIYRKNIDVDQTPVVYGLGTAYSATFVSLSIFLMLLYSLLLGDILSPSTFLMFICCTSVLGLSAIERYKNANSISELVEVPTPILLCWFLIAEYFFYGTGHQPTFPTIHWDAAFVGTGGHFYGNLLPAILIGINTFGSHIILGATLPLLVIVPFTFYLVFPKLAKIKFSEDNMKRGELHLFEQDSVFHAAIFSVAGKYILLHGIRTFGSMLATTIHCRHLMVWKIFAPKLIFEGLGLLVTLSSVLASFYMVFRIDQQMEHLISRVTKGR